In a single window of the Bacteroides acidifaciens genome:
- the recQ gene encoding DNA helicase RecQ — protein MAGKINLTDELKKYFGFNKFKGNQEAIIQNLLGGKDTFVLMPTGGGKSLCYQLPSLLMEGTAIVVSPLIALMKNQVDAMRNFSEEDGIAHFINSSLNKGAIDQVKSDILAGKTKLLYVAPESLTKEENVEFLRSVKISFYAVDEAHCISEWGHDFRPEYRRIRPIINEIGKAPLIALTATATPKVQHDIQKNLGMVDAQVFKSSFNRPNLYYEVRAKTANIDRDIIKFIKNNPEKSGIIYCLSRKKVEELAEILQANGINARPYHAGMDSVARTKNQDDFLMEKVDVIVATIAFGMGIDKPDVRFVIHYDIPKSLEGYYQETGRAGRDGGEGQCITFYTNKDLQKLEKFMQGKPVAEQEIGKQLLLETAAYAESSVCRRKTLLHYFGEEYTEENCGNCDNCLNPKKQVEAQELLCTVIEAIIAVKENFKADYIIDILQGKETSEVQAHLHEDLEVFGSGMGEEDKTWNAVIRQALIAGYLSKDVEHYGLLKVTEEGHKFLKKPKSFKITEDNDFEEVEEEAPARGGGSCAVDPALYSMLKDLRKKLSKKLEVPPYVIFQDPSLEAMATIYPVTLDELQNIPGVGAGKAKRYGEEFCKLIKRHCEENEIERPEDLRVRTVANKSKMKVAIIQAIDRKVALDDIALSKGIEFGELLDEVEAIVYSGTKLNIDYFLEEIMDEDHMLDIYDYFKESTTDKIDDALDELGDDFAEEEVRLVRIKFISEMAN, from the coding sequence ATGGCAGGGAAGATTAATTTAACAGATGAACTGAAGAAGTATTTCGGATTTAATAAGTTCAAGGGGAACCAGGAAGCAATCATTCAAAACTTGCTCGGTGGTAAGGATACCTTTGTGCTGATGCCTACCGGTGGCGGGAAATCTCTATGCTATCAACTACCTTCGCTCTTGATGGAAGGTACGGCTATTGTAGTTTCACCGCTTATTGCGTTGATGAAGAATCAGGTGGATGCCATGCGTAATTTCAGTGAAGAAGACGGGATTGCCCATTTTATCAACTCTTCATTGAATAAGGGCGCGATAGACCAAGTGAAGTCGGACATCCTTGCCGGAAAGACAAAATTGCTATATGTGGCGCCTGAATCATTGACGAAGGAAGAAAATGTAGAGTTTTTGCGTTCAGTGAAGATTTCGTTCTACGCGGTAGATGAAGCTCACTGTATTTCTGAGTGGGGGCATGATTTCCGACCCGAATACCGGCGGATTCGCCCTATTATCAATGAAATAGGAAAAGCTCCGTTGATAGCGCTTACTGCTACGGCAACACCGAAGGTACAGCATGATATCCAGAAGAATCTGGGAATGGTGGATGCCCAGGTCTTCAAATCCTCGTTCAACCGTCCGAACCTATATTATGAGGTACGCGCAAAGACCGCCAATATCGACCGGGATATAATCAAGTTCATCAAGAACAATCCGGAAAAATCAGGTATTATCTATTGTCTGAGCCGGAAAAAAGTGGAAGAACTTGCCGAAATCCTTCAGGCGAACGGCATTAATGCGCGCCCATATCATGCGGGGATGGATTCGGTGGCGAGAACCAAGAATCAGGATGACTTCCTGATGGAAAAGGTGGATGTCATTGTGGCTACTATCGCTTTCGGTATGGGAATAGACAAGCCCGATGTGCGGTTTGTGATTCACTATGATATTCCGAAGAGCTTGGAAGGATATTACCAGGAGACTGGACGCGCCGGCAGAGATGGAGGCGAAGGTCAGTGCATAACCTTTTATACAAACAAAGACTTGCAGAAACTTGAGAAGTTCATGCAAGGAAAACCTGTGGCAGAGCAGGAAATTGGCAAGCAGCTTCTGTTGGAAACCGCTGCTTATGCCGAATCTTCCGTATGCCGGCGCAAGACGTTGCTGCATTATTTCGGCGAAGAATACACGGAGGAGAATTGTGGAAATTGTGACAACTGTTTAAACCCTAAGAAACAAGTGGAGGCTCAAGAATTATTGTGTACCGTGATTGAAGCGATTATCGCGGTGAAAGAAAATTTTAAAGCAGATTATATAATAGACATACTACAAGGTAAAGAAACTTCGGAAGTACAGGCACATTTGCATGAAGACCTTGAGGTTTTCGGTTCCGGTATGGGCGAAGAAGACAAAACATGGAATGCGGTGATTCGCCAGGCTTTGATAGCGGGTTACTTGAGCAAGGATGTGGAGCATTACGGACTCCTGAAAGTGACAGAGGAAGGACATAAGTTCCTGAAAAAGCCGAAATCATTCAAGATTACCGAGGATAATGACTTTGAAGAGGTAGAGGAAGAAGCACCGGCACGTGGCGGGGGCTCTTGTGCGGTAGACCCGGCTCTCTACTCAATGTTGAAAGACCTGCGGAAGAAACTCTCGAAGAAACTGGAAGTTCCGCCTTATGTAATATTCCAGGATCCGTCTTTGGAGGCAATGGCTACTATCTATCCGGTAACACTGGACGAACTGCAAAATATCCCCGGCGTAGGTGCCGGAAAAGCAAAACGCTATGGTGAGGAGTTCTGTAAACTGATTAAGCGCCATTGCGAAGAGAATGAAATAGAGCGTCCTGAGGATTTGCGTGTACGTACCGTTGCCAATAAGTCAAAGATGAAGGTGGCTATTATTCAAGCTATTGACCGCAAAGTGGCGTTGGACGACATTGCTCTTTCCAAAGGAATCGAATTCGGCGAATTGCTGGACGAAGTGGAAGCGATTGTCTATTCGGGAACCAAACTGAATATCGACTACTTCCTGGAAGAAATCATGGACGAAGACCATATGCTCGACATCTACGATTATTTCAAGGAGTCTACCACAGATAAGATTGACGATGCGCTTGATGAATTGGGCGATGACTTCGCGGAAGAAGAAGTCCGTTTAGTACGTATCAAGTTCATTTCGGAAATGGCTAATTAA
- the clpX gene encoding ATP-dependent Clp protease ATP-binding subunit ClpX: MADSRTKKKCSFCGRSENEVGFLITGMNGYICDSCATQAYEITQEALGEGKKSAGATKLNLKELPKPVEIKKFLDQYVIGQDDAKRFLSVSVYNHYKRLLQKDSGDDVEIEKSNIIMVGSTGTGKTLLARTIAKLLHVPFTIVDATVLTEAGYVGEDIESILTRLLQVADYNVPEAEQGIVFIDEIDKIARKGDNPSITRDVSGEGVQQGLLKLLEGSVVNVPPQGGRKHPDQKMIPVNTKNILFICGGAFDGIEKKIAQRLNTHVVGYTASQKTAMVDKNNMMQYIAPQDLKSFGLIPEIIGRLPVLTYLNPLDRDALRAILTEPKNSIIKQYIKLFEMDNIKLTFQDTVFEYIVDKAVEYKLGARGLRSIVETIMMDVMFEIPSENKKEYEVTLEYAKHQLEKANMARLQTA; the protein is encoded by the coding sequence ATGGCTGATTCAAGAACAAAGAAAAAGTGTAGCTTCTGCGGCCGGTCGGAGAATGAAGTCGGATTCCTGATTACGGGAATGAACGGCTACATCTGCGACAGTTGCGCCACCCAGGCTTACGAGATTACTCAGGAAGCGTTGGGCGAAGGCAAGAAAAGCGCCGGAGCTACCAAACTCAATTTAAAAGAACTGCCCAAGCCGGTAGAAATAAAGAAATTCCTCGACCAGTATGTTATCGGACAGGATGACGCGAAACGTTTCCTTTCCGTATCGGTCTACAACCATTATAAACGTCTGCTGCAAAAAGACAGTGGCGATGATGTAGAGATTGAAAAGTCCAATATCATTATGGTAGGCAGCACCGGAACCGGAAAAACGCTGCTGGCACGTACCATTGCCAAGTTGCTGCACGTGCCGTTTACGATTGTAGACGCTACGGTATTGACGGAAGCCGGTTATGTGGGCGAAGATATTGAAAGTATTCTTACCCGTCTGCTCCAGGTGGCGGATTATAATGTGCCGGAAGCGGAACAGGGAATTGTGTTTATCGACGAAATCGACAAGATTGCCCGTAAAGGTGATAACCCTTCCATCACTCGCGACGTGAGTGGTGAAGGTGTGCAACAGGGATTGCTGAAATTGCTCGAAGGTTCTGTGGTGAACGTTCCCCCTCAGGGTGGACGTAAACATCCCGACCAGAAGATGATTCCGGTGAATACCAAGAATATCCTCTTTATCTGTGGCGGTGCTTTCGATGGCATCGAGAAAAAAATCGCGCAGCGGTTGAATACGCATGTCGTAGGTTATACGGCATCGCAGAAAACAGCTATGGTGGACAAGAATAACATGATGCAGTACATCGCTCCCCAGGATTTGAAGTCATTCGGGCTGATTCCCGAAATTATCGGACGACTTCCGGTATTGACATATCTCAATCCGCTGGACCGTGACGCGCTTCGTGCTATCCTTACCGAACCGAAAAACTCTATCATCAAGCAGTATATCAAACTGTTTGAAATGGACAACATCAAGCTGACATTCCAAGATACTGTCTTCGAATATATCGTTGATAAGGCTGTAGAATATAAGCTCGGTGCCCGCGGTTTGCGCTCTATTGTGGAGACAATCATGATGGATGTCATGTTTGAAATCCCTTCGGAAAACAAAAAAGAGTATGAAGTGACGCTGGAGTATGCGAAACATCAACTGGAAAAAGCGAATATGGCACGACTACAAACCGCTTAA
- the guaB gene encoding IMP dehydrogenase, which yields MSFIADKIVMDGLTYDDVLLIPAYSEVLPRTVDLSTKFSKNIELKIPFVTAAMDTVTEAKMAIAIAREGGIGVIHKNMSIEEQARQVAIVKRAENGMIYDPVTIKRGSTVQNALDIMAEYKIGGIPVVDDEGYLVGIVTNRDLRFERDMTKHIDLVMTPKEKLVTTNQSTDLESAAQILQKHKIEKLPIVGMDGKLIGLVTYKDITKAKDKPMACKDAKGRLRVAAGVGVTADTLDRMQALVDAGADAIVIDTAHGHSMFVIEKLKEAKKRFPNIDIVVGNIATGEAAKALVEAGADAVKVGIGPGSICTTRVVAGVGVPQLSAVYDVAKALKGTGIPLIADGGLRYSGDVVKALAAGGYCVMIGSLVAGTEESPGDTIIFNGRKFKSYRGMGSLEAMENGSKDRYFQSGTADVKKLVPEGIAARVPYKGTLFEVVYQLTGGLRAGMGYCGAANIEKLHDAKFTRITNAGVMESHPHDVTITSESPNYSRPE from the coding sequence ATGTCATTTATTGCTGATAAGATTGTAATGGATGGGTTGACTTACGACGACGTATTGTTGATCCCCGCTTATTCTGAAGTTTTACCGCGCACTGTCGACCTCTCGACAAAGTTTTCAAAAAACATTGAGTTAAAAATTCCTTTTGTGACGGCTGCCATGGATACGGTTACCGAAGCGAAAATGGCTATTGCCATTGCTCGTGAAGGTGGTATTGGCGTGATTCACAAAAATATGTCTATCGAAGAACAGGCAAGACAAGTCGCCATCGTGAAGCGTGCCGAAAATGGTATGATTTATGACCCTGTGACGATTAAAAGAGGTTCTACTGTTCAGAATGCATTGGACATCATGGCGGAATACAAAATCGGCGGTATCCCTGTGGTGGATGATGAAGGTTACTTGGTGGGTATTGTCACTAACAGAGATTTGCGTTTTGAAAGAGATATGACAAAACATATCGACCTTGTCATGACGCCGAAAGAAAAATTGGTGACTACAAATCAGTCTACCGACTTGGAATCTGCTGCTCAGATTCTTCAGAAACACAAGATTGAGAAACTTCCGATTGTAGGAATGGACGGAAAGTTGATTGGCCTTGTTACTTATAAGGATATTACAAAGGCTAAAGATAAACCGATGGCTTGTAAAGATGCCAAAGGCCGTTTGCGTGTAGCAGCCGGTGTAGGTGTGACTGCCGATACCCTGGACCGTATGCAGGCTTTGGTGGATGCGGGTGCGGATGCCATTGTTATTGATACGGCTCACGGTCACTCTATGTTTGTGATTGAGAAACTGAAAGAAGCTAAGAAACGTTTCCCGAATATTGATATTGTAGTGGGTAATATTGCTACCGGAGAAGCCGCAAAAGCTTTGGTAGAAGCAGGGGCGGATGCTGTGAAAGTGGGTATCGGTCCGGGTTCTATCTGTACGACTCGCGTTGTTGCTGGTGTGGGTGTTCCACAGTTGTCGGCTGTATATGATGTGGCGAAAGCACTGAAAGGTACAGGCATTCCTTTGATTGCCGATGGTGGTTTGCGCTATTCGGGCGATGTGGTGAAAGCGTTGGCTGCCGGTGGATATTGCGTAATGATTGGCTCATTGGTGGCAGGAACCGAAGAATCTCCGGGTGATACCATTATCTTTAACGGTCGTAAATTCAAGTCCTATCGTGGTATGGGTTCTTTGGAAGCTATGGAAAACGGTTCAAAAGACCGCTACTTCCAGAGTGGAACAGCCGATGTGAAGAAGCTCGTTCCGGAAGGAATTGCAGCGCGTGTACCTTATAAAGGCACACTTTTCGAAGTGGTTTATCAGTTGACAGGCGGTCTGCGTGCAGGTATGGGATACTGCGGTGCTGCTAATATTGAGAAACTTCACGACGCTAAGTTTACCCGTATTACCAATGCAGGTGTAATGGAAAGCCATCCGCACGACGTGACGATTACCAGTGAATCGCCTAATTATAGCCGTCCGGAATAA